One window of the Camelus ferus isolate YT-003-E chromosome 36, BCGSAC_Cfer_1.0, whole genome shotgun sequence genome contains the following:
- the POU3F3 gene encoding POU domain, class 3, transcription factor 3, giving the protein MATAASNPYLPGNGLLAAGSIVHSDAAGAGGGGGGGGGGGGGGGGAGGGGGGMQPGSAAVTSGAYRGDPASVKMVQSDFMQGAMAASNGGHMLSHAHQWVTALPHAAAAAAAAAAAAVEASSPWSGSAVGMAGSPQQPPQPPPPPPQGPDVKGGAGRDDLHAGTALHHRGPPHLGPPPPPPHQGHPGGWGAAAAAAAAAAAAAAAAHLPSMAGGQQPPPQSLLYSQPGGFTVNGMLSAPPGPGGGGGGAGGGAQSLVHPGLVRGDTPELADHHHHHHHHAHPHPPHPHHAQGPPHHGGGGAGPGLNSHDPHSDEDTPTSDDLEQFAKQFKQRRIKLGFTQADVGLALGTLYGNVFSQTTICRFEALQLSFKNMCKLKPLLNKWLEEADSSTGSPTSIDKIAAQGRKRKKRTSIEVSVKGALESHFLKCPKPSAQEITNLADSLQLEKEVVRVWFCNRRQKEKRMTPPGIQQQTPDDVYSQVGTVSADTPPPHHGLQTSVQ; this is encoded by the coding sequence ATGGCCACGGCGGCTTCTAACCCCTACCTGCCGGGGAACGGCCTGCTGGCGGCCGGCTCCATCGTCCACTCGGACGCGGCaggggccggcggcggcggcggcggcggcgggggcggtggcggcggcggcggcggcgcggggggcggcgggggcggcatGCAGCCCGGCAGCGCCGCCGTGACCTCGGGCGCCTACCGGGGGGACCCGGCCTCCGTCAAGATGGTGCAGAGCGACTTCATGCAGGGGGCCATGGCCGCCAGCAACGGCGGCCATATGCTGAGCCACGCGCACCAGTGGGTCACGGCCCTGCcccacgccgccgccgccgccgcggccgccgccgccgccgccgtggAGGCGAGCTCGCCGTGGTCCGGCAGCGCCGTGGGCATGGCCGGCAGCCCCCAgcagccgccgcagccgccgccgccgccgccgcagggCCCCGACGTGAAGGGCGGCGCCGGGCGCGACGACCTGCACGCGGGCACCGCGCTGCACCATCGCGGGCCGCCGCACCTCgggccaccgccgccgccgccgcaccAGGGCCAccccgggggctggggggccgctgccgccgccgccgccgcggccgccgccgccgcagccgctgCGCACCTCCCGTCCATGGCCGGGGGCCAGCAGCCACCGCCGCAGAGTTTGCTCTACTCGCAGCCTGGGGGCTTCACAGTGAACGGCATGCTGAGCGCACCCCcggggccgggcggcggcggcggcggcgcgggcggcggcgccCAGAGCCTGGTACACCCGGGGCTGGTGCGCGGGGACACGCCCGAGCTGGCcgatcaccaccatcaccaccaccaccacgcgCACCCGCACCCGCCGCACCCGCACCACGCGCAGGGGCCTCCGCAccacggcggcggcggcgcggggccgGGACTCAACAGCCACGACCCGCACTCGGACGAGGACACGCCGACGTCGGACGACCTGGAGCAGTTCGCCAAGCAGTTCAAGCAGCGGCGCATCAAGCTGGGCTTCACGCAAGCCGACGTGGGGCTGGCACTGGGCACGCTGTACGGCAACGTGTTCTCGCAGACCACCATCTGCCGCTTCGAGGCCCTGCAGCTGAGCTTCAAGAACATGTGCAAGCTCAAGCCGCTGCTGAACAAGTGGCTGGAGGAGGCGGACTCGAGCACCGGCAGCCCCACGAGCATCGACAAGATCGCGGCGCAGGGCCGCAAGCGCAAGAAGCGGACCTCCATCGAGGTGAGCGTCAAGGGCGCGCTCGAGAGCCACTTCCTCAAGTGCCCCAAGCCCTCGGCGCAGGAGATCACCAACCTGGCAGACAGCCTGCAGCTCGAGAAGGAGGTGGTGCGGGTCTGGTTCTGCAACCGGCGCCAGAAGGAGAAGCGCATGACGCCGCCGGGGATCCAGCAGCAGACGCCCGACGACGTCTACTCGCAGGTGGGCACCGTGAGCGCCGACACGCCGCCGCCGCACCACGGGCTGCAGACGAGCGTGCAGTGA